The following proteins are encoded in a genomic region of Leifsonia psychrotolerans:
- a CDS encoding DUF3499 family protein, with protein MAMSQRPCSRISCADPAVATLTYVYADSMAVLGPLSDTPEPHCYDLCRRHADRTSAPQGWQIIRHRVFSERPTHNNPGFTGESRVTRPG; from the coding sequence ATGGCGATGTCCCAGAGACCGTGTTCCCGAATCAGCTGCGCCGACCCGGCCGTGGCGACGTTGACGTACGTGTACGCAGACTCCATGGCCGTGCTCGGACCGCTCTCCGATACGCCGGAACCTCACTGTTACGATCTCTGCCGACGCCATGCAGACCGTACCTCTGCTCCTCAGGGGTGGCAGATCATTCGCCACCGGGTATTCAGCGAACGTCCTACCCACAACAATCCCGGTTTCACGGGGGAGTCGAGGGTGACGCGCCCGGGATGA
- a CDS encoding metallopeptidase family protein produces the protein MARSQSSTDPFPAPTRRGRGRDRHGRGIRSSATGPYLPPLRTRIGMFDMTIAATVDYLRGVWPAELSSVRFEVAPGPDSAMSVGGVERWSVDSVARRVVFYRLPIQRLSRLHRNDEFHQRMIIESCVFRAVAEYLGKDPWDLAPEHFRHF, from the coding sequence ATGGCCAGGTCGCAGAGTTCTACTGACCCTTTTCCCGCACCGACACGGCGCGGGCGGGGTCGAGATCGTCACGGCCGCGGCATCCGCAGCTCGGCCACGGGCCCCTACCTGCCGCCGCTGCGCACCCGCATCGGCATGTTCGACATGACGATCGCCGCGACAGTGGACTATCTACGCGGTGTGTGGCCGGCCGAGCTTTCTTCGGTGAGGTTCGAAGTGGCGCCGGGGCCCGATTCCGCTATGTCTGTCGGCGGCGTCGAACGCTGGTCGGTTGACTCCGTGGCACGGAGAGTGGTCTTCTACCGCCTGCCGATCCAGCGGCTGTCCCGCCTGCACCGAAACGACGAATTCCACCAGCGCATGATCATCGAAAGCTGCGTCTTCCGTGCCGTCGCCGAATACCTCGGCAAAGATCCGTGGGACCTCGCCCCCGAACACTTTCGGCACTTCTAG
- a CDS encoding DUF5719 family protein — MPTKRSVAAVGARAVGGLVGAGIVAAVVGSLAFVQWPVFERIPAATTVIPVPSEQMRVCPGPLLSLADDSSQAQAAASIGEATAAVAATEPGTGATVITPDTSRLDAPDNTLGGPDSAPLLARIPSAPGTTVAPLVAGSQSQEAATESLAGFAATACGEASSDSWLVGGSTDIGRTSLVLLSNPTTVVATVALSVYGETGLVDSPGSTGILVQPNSQRIISLAGLAPNLKSPVVHVTSQGGQVLASLQQSVIRGIQPGGVDLLGATNGPALVQNIAGLIVTAPGSPSPAGEADELQDGATSVRILATGSTTATVQIGVVAESAKSSGLSIEVQVQPGIATEVPLRDLAVGAYAVQLNSDQPIVTAATASVAGASGKDFAWFAASAPLRGEFLVTAAAGPSPTLHLVNTGSADEVLTVALESGVETTVNLLAGQAQATPLSTTGTVFVSGGTQTVASVGYSGAGQLASFAIQPAGPSAAPIAVYLR, encoded by the coding sequence ATGCCCACTAAGCGCAGCGTCGCAGCGGTCGGCGCCCGGGCCGTCGGTGGACTCGTCGGGGCTGGCATCGTCGCGGCGGTCGTCGGTTCACTGGCATTTGTGCAATGGCCTGTCTTTGAGCGGATCCCGGCAGCGACAACAGTCATCCCGGTGCCGAGTGAGCAGATGAGAGTCTGCCCCGGACCGCTTCTGTCATTGGCTGACGATTCAAGCCAAGCTCAAGCCGCGGCGTCGATCGGCGAAGCGACTGCCGCAGTGGCCGCGACCGAGCCCGGCACCGGCGCGACAGTGATCACGCCTGACACGTCGCGCCTCGACGCGCCTGATAACACTCTTGGCGGTCCCGACAGTGCGCCGCTGCTCGCCCGGATTCCGAGCGCACCGGGAACGACCGTTGCTCCACTGGTTGCGGGAAGCCAGAGCCAAGAGGCAGCCACAGAATCACTTGCCGGCTTTGCCGCTACAGCGTGCGGTGAGGCTTCGAGTGACTCCTGGTTAGTGGGCGGATCGACCGATATCGGACGTACCTCTCTCGTGCTGCTCTCAAACCCGACGACCGTTGTGGCTACCGTCGCCTTGAGCGTGTACGGAGAAACGGGCCTGGTCGATTCCCCTGGTTCAACGGGGATTCTGGTTCAGCCGAACTCGCAGCGCATCATCTCCCTCGCTGGGCTTGCGCCGAACCTCAAGTCGCCGGTTGTGCACGTGACGAGCCAGGGTGGGCAGGTGCTCGCCTCGCTGCAGCAGAGCGTGATTCGTGGCATCCAGCCGGGCGGAGTCGACCTGCTCGGGGCGACGAACGGGCCGGCCCTCGTGCAGAACATCGCGGGCTTGATTGTGACGGCGCCGGGTTCCCCCAGCCCCGCCGGCGAAGCCGATGAACTTCAAGACGGTGCGACAAGCGTGCGCATTCTCGCGACGGGAAGCACGACGGCGACGGTTCAGATTGGTGTCGTTGCCGAAAGCGCGAAAAGCTCTGGCCTGTCAATTGAGGTGCAGGTGCAGCCGGGAATCGCTACTGAGGTTCCGCTTCGTGATCTCGCGGTAGGCGCCTATGCCGTGCAACTCAATTCGGATCAGCCCATCGTCACGGCCGCGACGGCGTCGGTCGCCGGAGCGTCGGGCAAGGACTTCGCCTGGTTTGCAGCGTCGGCTCCACTGCGGGGTGAATTTCTCGTGACTGCGGCGGCAGGACCATCGCCGACGCTCCACCTGGTGAACACCGGTTCGGCCGATGAGGTGCTCACCGTCGCGCTGGAGTCGGGCGTTGAAACTACGGTGAATCTGTTGGCCGGACAAGCACAAGCGACACCGCTTTCGACCACCGGTACAGTGTTCGTCAGCGGGGGCACACAGACCGTGGCCTCCGTGGGCTATAGCGGCGCGGGCCAGCTGGCCTCATTCGCGATCCAGCCCGCAGGCCCGTCGGCTGCACCGATTGCGGTCTATCTGCGTTGA